The following DNA comes from Simkania negevensis Z.
CCTGTTCCAGTCACTTTACAAACGCTAGCGATTTTTTTGCTGGCATTTTTTCAAGGAGGGCAAAAGGCAGCACTTTCAACGTGCCTATATTTAGGGGCAGCAACAGTAGGGCTTCCTGTACTTTCAGGATGGTCAGTTAATCCCCTTTGGATGATTGGCCCGTGCGGAGGGTATTTGGTAGCATTTCCGATTGCAGCGTTTTTGATTGGGAAACTAGCAAACTATCGGAAGTCTTCTTCATACTTATGGCTGCTCTTTTCCGTTTTGGTGGGACAAGTGGTGATTTACCTTTTGGGAGTCTCTTGGCTTGCTATTCAGATCGGTTTTCGCTTAGCGATTGATGTTGGGCTCCTTCCTTTTCTATGGCCAGCGCTATTGAAAACGGTTTGCGCCGCTTCACTGAAGGGAGGATATGTTCGATGGCAACGCAATTAAGATTATCACTTACAGACTTGCAAACACCTATTCGCTCAATTCTAATTTACAATGGGGCTGGGGTTTATGGAGAAAGTGTCTCCAAACTCATGCGCCTGTTTGGATATGTCAGTGGCCCTTGGAAAATTAGGGAAATTGGGGAGAAAGAAGTTGATCCCGATAGATGGTCTCCAGCAGAAACCCTTTTCATTTTGCCGGGAGGAAAAGCCGGGGAATATGACATGCACCTTGGAGCGCAAGTCAAAAAGCTCAGGAAGTTTGTGGAAGAAGGAGGGCTTTTTTTTAGTGTTTGTGGGGGGAGTTACTTTGCCTCTAAACAGACAATTTACCAACTTTCAACCCAAGAATGTCTGGAGAAAACACGCGAGCTTGGATTTTTCAAAGGAGTTGCGCAAGGGCCTTTGATTCCTTCACATTCAGACGACATTTCTTTTCATCATGGCGCCTTACAAGTTCGATGGAAAGACACCAAGCGAAAAGCTTCTGTGCTCATCAGTGGAGGGGGAGCGTTCATCCCTACTGAAGAGAGCAAAGGCTACGAAGTACTCGTCTCGTATGATGATCCTCGGATTCCAGAAAAGCTCTCTGCTGCTGTGGTCAAATGCTATGTTGGAAAGGGACGGGCGATCCTGTCGAATTTGCATTTGGGGTACCATGCAAGCGATATCGATGTGCCGGTCTACGAAAAGTATTTTCCGGCACACGATTGGAAACAGATCGTATCAAGTCTCGAAGGAACAGAGGATTTTAGGGTCCAATGTTTCGCAGACTTATTACTGTCTCTTACTGATTAATGGGGGTGGGGGGGACTGTTTTGCAGGTCGTCTTTTACAAACGTTCCTGCATTCTGGGGGTCTCCCTGCCAATTTTTTAAAAGAAGAGCGAATAAGTCTTTTAAGGCGAAGATGGTTCCCATTATCATTGACAATTTGATCTTTTTTGACACAAAGATAAATAGAGTTGGTTGTGCCTGAATAAGCATCAGAGATGCTTAATGTTCATCAGGAAAAGGGTCTGTGTCATCATCACCTTTTGGAGTTCCAGAAATGGAAATGAAATAACCTCCGCCTGAAACTGTTCCTTGAATGTTATCAATAGAGTAGGGAGATGTCGGGTCTTTTTCTTGTGGTGCAGTGTATCCTTTCCACCAAGTTGCGTAAGCGTTTGCTCCAAGAGTAAAAGTTCCGTAATAGTTATTATCATCATCGTAAATATTCCAAGCACTCCATTCATTGTTGTCAGGGCTTTGAGTGTTATAGGGAATGTTTCCTTGCGCTTGATGTGCAATTGTGTAGGGTTGCCAATTAGGGGAATTGGTGGACAATTGAAAGTGAATGTTGGGGCTTTTTCCATCACCAACGTAATTTCCCACTGCTGGCCCATCGGCAAAAAGAGCGCAACTTAAGACGAAAAATGCAATAAGACTTTTGAATTTGAGTTTCATTTTTTGATTTCTCCGGAGCTTACGGTTTTGATTTCTCCTGAAGAGAGGAGAAGGTTGAGCCGACCATCAGGATTGAGCGAGTGGAGTGTGCCAGTTAAGGTATCTCCATTTTGGCGTAAAGTAATGGGTTGTCCTTTATGGGTCAGGAGCTCATCATATGTTTTGTAAAATGGTTTGAACCCTTCAGTTTTATAAAGGTCCAGGTCGACGGCAAAGAATTTATCGAGAAGGTCGAGTAGAGGTTCGAGAGGAAACACATGGCCTTTTTCTTGCATGAGAGAAGTTGCGGGTTGATCGATGAGGTTGAGGTCTTCTTTAGCCATGTTCACATTGATGCCAGCTCCGATAACCACGCCATGGTTGTCACCCTGATCGACAACTTCACAAAGAATACCGGCAATCTTTTTTCCATTTACGAGGATATCATTTGGCCATTTGATTTGTGGGGCAAGTTTTTGGTGGTGCAGCATTTTGACAATGCTTAGGCAAAGGAGCTGAGAAAGGTTATTGAGGTCGACACCATTTTTTCGAATGGTAAAAAAATAAGTGACATAGATGTTGACGCCTTCTGGAGAGATCCAGCTTCTGTTGAAGCGCCCTCTCCCTTGCGTCTGCTCTGAAGCGGTTACACGGGTCATTTTGCCTAAGTCAAAATGAGAAGAGTTTTCTTTTGCCCATGTGTTGGTCGAAGTGACCGTTTTTAAGTGGATTTTTGCAACTTCTAGAGACATTCTTTCCTTTTAACCCTTGATTTTGGATAATTTCTAAATATGTGGAACCACCAGTACTTACGCCGCCTCGACTTTCGTACATTTCCCCTCCTTTTGGGGCTGATGATTGCTAGTTTGCTTGTCATTTCAGCCACATCCATCACAGATACTTATGGAGCCGAAATCGGGTTTTTCACTCCTCTTGTCAAAAGTCAGTTGCAATGGTTTGGGATGGGAACAGTTGCCTACGTATTTTTTGCCGGCCTTGACTATCATAAGCTCCGTGAGTGGGCTTGGATTTTTTACTTTGTAACAATTGTAATGTTACTTGGTCTTTTTTTTACAGACTCAATTAAAAATGTTCATAGATGGTACCGCATTCCGATTATTGGCATTGGTGTCCAACCATCTGAGTGCGCCAAGCTTTCATTGATCTTAACTTTAAGTTGGTTTCTCGAAAAAAAAGGGCGAGCTGTGGGGGATTGGAGCACTTTTTTTCAAGCGTCTGTGATTGCCCTCATTCCGTTTGCTCTCATTTTGAAACAACCTGATTTGGGTTCTGCGCTCGTCTTATATCCAATCACTTTAGGAATGTTTTATTTTGGAGGAGTGAACAAAAAGGTTGTCATGATTTTGGCCACCTTGGGTCTTGTGGCGATTTTCTTCACAGCTCTTATTTTCCTTGGGGTGATTTCTCATGAAGATATGCGCCCTTTTGTCACCCATTTTTTAAAAGATTACCAGTATGAGCGACTCAACCCTGCGACTTACCATCATCAAGCAGCACAAACTGCCATTGCTTTAGGCAAATATACAGGAAGTGGGTTTCGAGAAAGTGTCTTTACCGGTCATGGCTTTTTGCCGGCGGCTTCAACCGACTCAGTTTTTCCGGCTTTTGCTGAAGAATTTGGATTATTTGGAGCATTTTTTATCCTCCTCTTGTTTTTCGGATTGATTTATTGTAGTTTTCAAGTTACCGCAGTTGCGCGCGACCACTTTGGGCGCGTTCTTTCAGCGGGCGTAACGATTTATCTCGCCATTCACGTTGTGGTAAATATCGGGATGATGTGCGGCTTTTTGCCAATCACAGGAGTGCCTCTTTTACTCATGACGTATGGAGGATCTTCTGTTTTGTGGACAATGATTGCGCTGGGCATATTGCAAAGCGTTTATACAAGAAGGTATATGTTTTGATGCCAAAGAAACACCCATTTATTTTTGAACCTGGTTTTTGGTTAGGAGAAGGAAAAATTTCTCTGTCGATGATGGATGAAAAGCTTCCTTTTTACACCCGTTGGACTGTTCCGTCCGCTGATGATAAAGGGCTCATTGCCTGCCTTCAGGAAATCCAAATTGCCGGTCTTTCCGATATGATGCATAACCAGTTTTCTTTTTACGATATCTCGCGTCAAAACTTTGCCATCAAGCTCGAAAATCAATCGATTGGGAAAGTTGTTGGAAAAGGGATCATCAATTCAAAGCTCATTGGGTGGGAATTTCGTTTAGGTCAGCTTGGATTTGAGGGATTCGAATTCTACGAAGTGGCAAAGGAACCAGACACGTATCTTTTACATGCCGAATATGCCGCTAATGACGACTTCCGTACAGTGATTCACGGCAAAATCTGGAAAAAAGCTCCAGAACAAAAAAAAGAAGCAACTGAATAGATTCATTCTAGTTGCGTGGAATTGTCGAACCTTTTATTGATAAAAATAAAAGGAAAGTTAATTCCGATGAAAGTACTCAAGTTTATTCTTCCTATGCTTTTACTAACTGGTTGTTTTTCGCGTCAAGCTGCTATGACCCGCGATGGGTACTCTGATGTAGAAGTGGGGATGTCGGCTTCTGATGTGACAAAGTTATATGGGAAACCATATAATATCTATTCTAAAGGGGATGAAAAGGAAACATATGAGTACATTGAAAAGATCCGCATTGGCAATGAGGTGATCGAGCAACGACGCTATTACATTGTGATTGTAGATGGGAAGGTCATTGGAAAATACATGAAGCTTTCCAATCCACCGACGTTTAACGCCATCTACTCAGATGATCCGTACCCTAACTATTAACCAATGCTTGAAGATAATCAATTCGTCTTTCGAGGGATAGTTTACTTAGATAAGAGACTCCGTAAAGTGAGCTAAACGCTAAAAAAAGAACTAAAGAGACGTGCATCGTTTTTTTGCTGAGCTCAAGAACTTTCTCTTTTCGTTCTTTAAAGAGGTTTGTTTGAGTTGCAAAAACTGAAGAAGAATGTCCTATGCTAAAAAAAGAAAAAGATAAGCTCATCCCCAAAAAAATGTAAATTCTGCTTGCAGAGACTGTTTTGAGAAGCGCCATTGAATGAGCAAGGTATTCAGCAGGCGATGAGTCTTGGGTTAGATAAAATATTGATCCAATTGGGATCTGATTAACCACTAACTAAACCTGCTTGAAGCCATTCGATGCGCTTGACAAGCATAGGTTCAATACCGTACTTCATGCTTGGATAAGCCGCGAGTGATAAAATGAGGGCGACTATAGAAAACATCCCACATGTCATGGCAATATTATAAACTCTTCCCTGTGTATCTTCAGCTTTTGATTCATCTTCAGCAATAACAGCAATAGCTGCAGAGACGATTAGAGTTGCGGCAGAAATGAGGGCAATTGCCAAAGCTGCATCTTTCCATTTGGGGAGCATTGCTAAACTCTTTTCACAGCTAGCTAAGTACTCAATGGGTGTGAGTCTTTCAAATAGTGAAAAGGTTGGAGAAAAAATTGTAAATGAAGTGGGAAGTGACATCTTTGAACCTCTTAACTAATTTAGGGGGTGAGTTCTATAAACTTTACGCAAACATTTTTCCAGTAGGCGTAATCATGAATTTGAAAAGTATAAACGACGCTTGTGAAACCTGCAAGAAAAGCTGTTAGGGTAGAGGCTACTGTGATAAACGTTGCAACTTTTCTGACGTTTTCTCTTGGCGATTGATGGGCAATAAAACCGAAGATAAATGTAACTGCAAGAGCGTGTATCGCAACTGAATTGGCAAATGTCCGAGCAAGTAAGGCACTCTCAAGGCTAGTTCCATAGACCGATACGAGCTTTTCCAACTCGAGCTTTCCAAGTTTGCTGAGATGAGCTAGGGTAATGTTTGTCGTGTCAATTGTGACACTTGTTGTGAACAACCCTGAAAACTCTGATAAATGGCTAGGCATAGTCATGATTTGGCTCCATCAAAAATTTCGCAATAATGATATTTAATTCGACAATTAATGTAAACTATAATTGAATTAAAAAATTAATATTATACATTACTTAATAAGTTCTGTTTTGAATCCAACATACTGCATAATTAGCTAAGTACGAACCACCTTTACAATTCACATAAGAAAATCCCGATAAGAGTGCAATGCAAAAGAGAAATCTAGAAATAATGTAAAGAGGTGATGCTGGAATTGTCGATACTGAGCGCTCTGAATATGCTTTTTCGTCTTCCATCAAGCCGGAGCGTGAATAGAAGAGTAGGGATGCAGCAAGAGCTCCTACAAATACATAC
Coding sequences within:
- a CDS encoding biotin transporter BioY yields the protein MNTKTETVAVRRTYPTLVWIFHVVLGGLFLAGCSQLEVLIGPVPVTLQTLAIFLLAFFQGGQKAALSTCLYLGAATVGLPVLSGWSVNPLWMIGPCGGYLVAFPIAAFLIGKLANYRKSSSYLWLLFSVLVGQVVIYLLGVSWLAIQIGFRLAIDVGLLPFLWPALLKTVCAASLKGGYVRWQRN
- a CDS encoding BPL-N domain-containing protein, encoding MATQLRLSLTDLQTPIRSILIYNGAGVYGESVSKLMRLFGYVSGPWKIREIGEKEVDPDRWSPAETLFILPGGKAGEYDMHLGAQVKKLRKFVEEGGLFFSVCGGSYFASKQTIYQLSTQECLEKTRELGFFKGVAQGPLIPSHSDDISFHHGALQVRWKDTKRKASVLISGGGAFIPTEESKGYEVLVSYDDPRIPEKLSAAVVKCYVGKGRAILSNLHLGYHASDIDVPVYEKYFPAHDWKQIVSSLEGTEDFRVQCFADLLLSLTD
- a CDS encoding biotin--[acetyl-CoA-carboxylase] ligase; this translates as MSLEVAKIHLKTVTSTNTWAKENSSHFDLGKMTRVTASEQTQGRGRFNRSWISPEGVNIYVTYFFTIRKNGVDLNNLSQLLCLSIVKMLHHQKLAPQIKWPNDILVNGKKIAGILCEVVDQGDNHGVVIGAGINVNMAKEDLNLIDQPATSLMQEKGHVFPLEPLLDLLDKFFAVDLDLYKTEGFKPFYKTYDELLTHKGQPITLRQNGDTLTGTLHSLNPDGRLNLLLSSGEIKTVSSGEIKK
- a CDS encoding FtsW/RodA/SpoVE family cell cycle protein yields the protein MWNHQYLRRLDFRTFPLLLGLMIASLLVISATSITDTYGAEIGFFTPLVKSQLQWFGMGTVAYVFFAGLDYHKLREWAWIFYFVTIVMLLGLFFTDSIKNVHRWYRIPIIGIGVQPSECAKLSLILTLSWFLEKKGRAVGDWSTFFQASVIALIPFALILKQPDLGSALVLYPITLGMFYFGGVNKKVVMILATLGLVAIFFTALIFLGVISHEDMRPFVTHFLKDYQYERLNPATYHHQAAQTAIALGKYTGSGFRESVFTGHGFLPAASTDSVFPAFAEEFGLFGAFFILLLFFGLIYCSFQVTAVARDHFGRVLSAGVTIYLAIHVVVNIGMMCGFLPITGVPLLLMTYGGSSVLWTMIALGILQSVYTRRYMF
- the bamE gene encoding outer membrane protein assembly factor BamE domain-containing protein; amino-acid sequence: MKVLKFILPMLLLTGCFSRQAAMTRDGYSDVEVGMSASDVTKLYGKPYNIYSKGDEKETYEYIEKIRIGNEVIEQRRYYIVIVDGKVIGKYMKLSNPPTFNAIYSDDPYPNY